From one Streptomyces sp. CA-210063 genomic stretch:
- a CDS encoding SCP2 sterol-binding domain-containing protein — translation MAKKKLEDHPTVVQARRRDRTAVRPAEPLDASWLRQLCLDAGADDVGFVEIGRPDIADQREDLDAALPGVRTLISIVSRMNRENVRTPARSVANLEFHHTGDHSNEVGRHVVGKLEAAGVRAINPAMGFPMEMDKFPRKAWVVSHKPVAVAAGLGKMGIHRNVIHPKFGNFILLGTILIDAEVSEYTRPIEYNPCLECKLCVTACPTGAIASDGHFNFSACYTHNYREFMGGFGDWAEQVAESRNAHDYRARVSDSESASMWQSLSFGANYKAAYCMSVCPAGEDVIGPWLDDRKAHLTQVVRPLLDKEETVYVVPGSDAEQHVAARFPHKRTKHVAMSLRANSIDGLVEGLPLIFQREQAKDMSATYHFTFTGDESRQITVTIRDRELDVADGHHGEPDLRITADTRTWLRFLSKPSLLAWALVRRQIKLQGSPRLLRDFGRCFPS, via the coding sequence ATGGCCAAGAAAAAGCTCGAAGACCATCCCACCGTCGTCCAAGCCCGCCGACGCGACCGCACCGCCGTCCGGCCCGCCGAGCCGCTGGATGCGTCGTGGCTGCGCCAGCTGTGTCTCGACGCGGGTGCGGACGACGTCGGCTTCGTCGAGATCGGCCGGCCGGACATCGCCGACCAGCGAGAGGACCTGGACGCCGCGCTGCCGGGTGTCCGAACGTTGATCAGCATCGTGTCCCGAATGAACCGGGAGAACGTCCGCACTCCTGCGCGCTCGGTCGCCAACCTGGAGTTCCATCACACCGGCGACCACTCCAACGAGGTCGGCCGGCACGTGGTGGGCAAGCTGGAAGCGGCGGGCGTGCGCGCCATCAACCCCGCGATGGGCTTTCCGATGGAGATGGACAAGTTCCCCAGGAAGGCGTGGGTCGTCTCGCACAAGCCCGTCGCCGTGGCAGCGGGGCTCGGCAAGATGGGCATCCACCGCAACGTCATCCACCCCAAATTCGGCAACTTCATCCTGCTGGGCACCATCCTCATCGACGCCGAGGTCAGCGAATACACCCGGCCTATCGAGTACAACCCCTGCCTGGAATGCAAGCTGTGCGTGACAGCCTGCCCGACCGGGGCGATCGCCTCCGACGGTCATTTCAACTTCTCCGCCTGCTACACGCACAACTACCGCGAGTTCATGGGTGGCTTCGGCGACTGGGCCGAGCAGGTCGCAGAAAGCCGTAACGCCCATGACTACCGGGCGCGAGTGAGCGACAGCGAGAGCGCCTCGATGTGGCAGAGCCTGTCCTTCGGCGCCAACTACAAGGCGGCCTACTGCATGTCGGTCTGCCCGGCCGGCGAGGACGTCATCGGCCCCTGGCTGGACGATCGCAAGGCACATCTGACCCAGGTCGTGCGCCCACTGCTGGACAAGGAAGAGACCGTCTACGTCGTCCCGGGTTCCGACGCCGAGCAGCATGTGGCCGCCCGGTTCCCGCACAAGCGCACGAAGCATGTAGCGATGAGCCTGCGAGCGAACAGCATCGACGGCCTGGTGGAAGGCCTGCCGCTGATCTTTCAGCGCGAACAGGCCAAGGACATGTCCGCCACCTACCATTTCACCTTCACCGGCGACGAATCCCGGCAGATCACCGTGACCATCCGCGACCGCGAACTCGATGTCGCCGACGGACATCACGGTGAACCGGATCTCAGGATCACCGCCGATACGCGGACCTGGCTGCGTTTCCTCAGCAAGCCTTCGCTGTTGGCGTGGGCACTGGTGCGTCGCCAGATCAAGCTGCAGGGATCCCCCCGACTGCTGCGCGACTTCGGCCGTTGCTTCCCGTCCTGA
- a CDS encoding PDR/VanB family oxidoreductase, with translation MSTLSTEVELDLVLERKETIAEGVVLLTLRDPRGRPLPEWQPGAHIDLILRADLVRQYSLCGDPGDRSRLQVAVLREPESRGGSSYVHDVLTEGESVRIRGPRNHFPLVKAKNYLFIAGGIGITPILPMVAAVHASRADWRLVYGGRTRASMAFGETLQRAYGDRVSLRPQDEYGLLDLPSLLGKPQRKTAVYSCGPEPLLAAVESGCEKWPSGALHLERFAPKKDVTAGPLTTFEVELAQSGKTLKISEDMSILEAVENAGVPVMTSCEEGICGTCETTVLSGEIDHRDSVLNDEDRAAGNTMMICVSRAKGDRLVLEL, from the coding sequence ATGAGCACTCTCAGCACGGAAGTCGAGCTCGACCTCGTGTTGGAACGTAAGGAAACGATCGCCGAAGGTGTCGTGCTGCTGACGTTGCGCGACCCGCGAGGCCGTCCGCTGCCGGAATGGCAGCCGGGAGCACACATCGACCTGATACTGCGAGCCGACCTGGTCAGGCAGTATTCACTGTGCGGGGACCCGGGGGACCGGTCCCGTCTTCAGGTCGCGGTGCTGCGTGAACCGGAAAGCCGCGGCGGGTCGAGTTACGTGCACGACGTGCTCACGGAAGGTGAGTCGGTGCGCATTCGCGGGCCACGCAACCACTTTCCGCTCGTGAAGGCCAAGAACTACCTGTTCATCGCAGGCGGAATCGGGATCACCCCCATCCTGCCCATGGTGGCAGCCGTCCACGCGAGCCGCGCCGACTGGCGCCTCGTCTACGGGGGCCGCACCCGGGCTTCGATGGCGTTCGGCGAGACTCTGCAGCGGGCCTACGGCGACCGGGTGAGCCTGCGGCCGCAGGATGAATACGGGCTGCTGGACCTGCCTTCGCTGCTCGGCAAACCGCAACGGAAGACAGCCGTCTACAGCTGCGGTCCGGAACCGCTGCTCGCGGCGGTCGAATCCGGCTGCGAGAAGTGGCCGAGCGGAGCCCTGCACCTGGAGCGCTTCGCCCCGAAGAAGGACGTCACCGCCGGCCCGCTCACGACCTTCGAGGTCGAACTGGCCCAGTCCGGCAAGACACTGAAGATCTCAGAGGACATGTCCATCCTTGAGGCCGTCGAAAATGCCGGTGTGCCGGTGATGACCTCGTGCGAGGAGGGAATCTGCGGAACCTGCGAGACGACGGTGTTGTCCGGGGAGATCGACCACCGCGACTCGGTCCTGAACGACGAGGATCGCGCCGCGGGCAACACCATGATGATCTGCGTCTCCCGAGCCAAGGGCGACCGCCTGGTCCTGGAGCTCTGA
- a CDS encoding NAD(P)H-binding protein has translation MLLEQGHPVRAFVRRDDERADSLRQAGAEVFVGDLLNIADVTAALKGVRRIYFSMSLSPYYTDAVSLMAAAARAKGDIEVFVNISEFEQSFMTVEKMTAPEDERRAWLGGNITEWSPQQRAHWIAERVLEWSGLPTVNIRGAMFVENPLMTWLALEPLSKGELRLPFGHHRLAPVAGYDVAEVAAKILADPAPHISKSYELNGPEAKDMHGFAEDFAAVLGREVVYVPEDIETWNETFVDSNLAEYPHTAAHLKTLTRLMGGGGYRGVTDQLETLLGRPPKTVRWALENHPRIQELAAALSN, from the coding sequence ATGCTGCTTGAACAAGGGCACCCGGTGCGCGCGTTCGTGCGGCGGGACGACGAACGCGCGGACTCGCTGCGTCAGGCCGGGGCCGAGGTCTTCGTCGGTGACCTGCTCAATATCGCCGACGTGACCGCCGCGCTGAAGGGTGTCCGGCGCATCTACTTCAGCATGAGCCTGTCGCCGTACTACACCGACGCCGTCAGCCTGATGGCCGCGGCGGCACGGGCCAAGGGCGACATCGAGGTCTTCGTCAACATCTCCGAGTTCGAGCAGTCCTTCATGACGGTCGAGAAGATGACCGCACCGGAGGACGAGCGGCGTGCGTGGCTCGGCGGGAACATCACGGAGTGGTCGCCGCAGCAGCGGGCCCACTGGATCGCCGAGCGGGTGCTGGAGTGGTCCGGCCTCCCGACCGTCAACATCCGGGGGGCCATGTTCGTAGAGAACCCCCTGATGACCTGGCTGGCGCTGGAGCCGCTGAGCAAGGGTGAACTGCGCCTTCCCTTCGGCCACCACCGGCTCGCGCCCGTCGCGGGATACGACGTGGCGGAGGTGGCCGCGAAGATCCTGGCCGACCCGGCGCCGCACATCTCGAAGTCCTACGAGCTCAACGGTCCGGAAGCGAAGGACATGCACGGGTTCGCGGAGGACTTCGCGGCCGTGCTGGGACGCGAGGTCGTCTACGTTCCCGAAGACATCGAAACCTGGAACGAGACCTTCGTGGACAGCAACCTGGCCGAGTATCCGCACACCGCGGCGCACCTGAAGACCCTGACCCGGCTGATGGGCGGCGGCGGGTACCGCGGTGTCACCGACCAGCTGGAAACCCTGCTCGGGCGCCCGCCGAAGACCGTGCGGTGGGCGCTGGAGAATCATCCGCGCATCCAGGAGCTGGCGGCTGCCCTGAGCAACTGA
- a CDS encoding CocE/NonD family hydrolase, with the protein MTEIQIEFDVPAEMRDGTVLRADVYRPGGNGPWPVLLSRLPYGKHTPMMVVMLDAVAAARRGFMVVVQDTRGRFASEGEWEPWTYEESDGYDTVRWAGALPGSNGSVGMIGGSYFGNTQWMAALSKPPELKAIAPMITWSDPDDGLWTRGGAIELGLSVPWSLLQGADTLMRRHSTDLEGLVNGITGLIQDFDGLASGGYGELPAGRFPAFARHDLPELGYERSRREPEWAASCRVAGRHGEVDLPTFQVGGWFDIFGQGTLDNFTAMRRAGRSATLVMGPWSHTNWRHVVGDVNFGFAANSDFMGMRGRLHDMQLDWYQRTLGDGEPLEPDTGNVLLFVMGINQWREETEWPLSRAVDTDFHLRADGSLTQEPPSTAEQAEEFTYDPMDPVPTTGGALLMGGGLLGTDEFRPGPLDQTAVEARDDVLVFTTEPLTEDVEVTGRVRAVLFAATDGPSTDWVARLCDVDENGVSRNVTDGIVRVRAATPGEPAEHVVDLWSTSIVFRAGHRIRVQVTSSNFPRWDRNLNTGEPEENATTARVARQQVFHDLARPSRIVLPVVVPA; encoded by the coding sequence ATGACGGAGATTCAGATCGAGTTCGATGTCCCGGCGGAGATGCGGGACGGCACCGTGCTGCGCGCGGACGTCTACCGGCCCGGCGGCAACGGACCGTGGCCGGTGCTGCTGAGTCGGCTGCCGTACGGCAAGCACACGCCCATGATGGTCGTCATGCTCGATGCCGTGGCGGCGGCCCGGCGTGGCTTCATGGTGGTCGTCCAGGACACCCGTGGCCGGTTCGCCTCCGAGGGGGAGTGGGAGCCGTGGACGTACGAGGAGAGCGACGGGTACGACACCGTACGGTGGGCTGGTGCCCTGCCCGGTTCGAACGGCTCCGTCGGCATGATCGGCGGCAGCTACTTCGGTAACACCCAGTGGATGGCGGCGCTGTCGAAGCCGCCGGAGCTGAAGGCGATCGCGCCGATGATCACGTGGTCCGATCCGGACGACGGGCTGTGGACGCGCGGCGGTGCGATCGAGCTCGGCCTCAGCGTGCCCTGGTCGCTCCTGCAGGGGGCCGACACCCTGATGCGCCGACACAGCACCGACCTTGAAGGTCTCGTGAACGGCATCACCGGGCTCATACAGGACTTCGACGGTCTGGCGAGCGGCGGTTACGGGGAGCTGCCCGCCGGGCGGTTCCCTGCGTTCGCCCGGCACGACCTGCCCGAGCTGGGCTACGAGCGTTCCCGGCGCGAGCCCGAGTGGGCGGCTTCCTGCCGGGTCGCGGGCCGGCACGGCGAGGTCGATCTGCCCACCTTCCAGGTCGGCGGCTGGTTCGACATCTTCGGCCAGGGCACGCTCGACAACTTCACCGCCATGCGCCGCGCCGGCCGGTCCGCCACGCTGGTGATGGGCCCGTGGTCCCACACCAACTGGCGGCATGTGGTCGGGGACGTCAACTTCGGGTTCGCCGCGAACTCCGACTTCATGGGCATGCGCGGACGTCTGCACGACATGCAGCTCGACTGGTACCAGCGCACGCTCGGCGACGGCGAGCCGCTGGAGCCGGACACGGGCAACGTGCTGCTGTTCGTCATGGGCATCAACCAGTGGCGCGAGGAGACGGAATGGCCCCTGTCGCGGGCGGTGGACACGGACTTCCACCTGCGCGCGGACGGAAGCCTGACGCAGGAGCCGCCGTCCACCGCCGAGCAGGCCGAGGAGTTCACCTACGACCCCATGGACCCGGTACCCACCACCGGCGGCGCGCTCCTCATGGGTGGCGGGCTCCTGGGGACCGACGAGTTCCGTCCCGGGCCGCTCGACCAGACGGCCGTGGAGGCGCGCGATGACGTCCTGGTCTTCACCACCGAACCGCTCACCGAAGACGTCGAGGTGACCGGCCGCGTCCGGGCGGTGCTCTTCGCGGCCACCGACGGACCCTCGACCGACTGGGTGGCCCGTCTGTGCGACGTCGACGAGAACGGCGTCTCCCGCAATGTGACCGACGGCATCGTGCGGGTCCGCGCGGCGACACCGGGTGAGCCGGCCGAGCACGTCGTGGACCTGTGGTCGACCAGCATCGTCTTCCGGGCGGGGCACCGGATACGGGTCCAGGTCACCTCCAGCAACTTCCCCCGCTGGGACCGCAACCTCAACACGGGCGAACCCGAGGAGAACGCGACCACCGCCCGAGTGGCCCGGCAGCAGGTCTTCCACGACCTCGCCCGGCCGTCCCGCATAGTCCTGCCCGTGGTGGTTCCGGCCTGA
- a CDS encoding SDR family oxidoreductase — translation MTALKGANVLVTGGSRGIGKALVEELYARGAGKVYATARDPRGVTHPDAVPVALEVTDPASVAAAAAQADDVTVLINNAGASVGASFLDSPVDDVRREFETNFYGPLLLARAFVPVIERNGGGHLLNVHSVLSWLAIGGSYSASKAALWSQTNSLRLELQPRGIAVTGLHVGYVDTDLTAGVDAPKSDPRDIAALALDGVEAGAYEVLADDISRQVKTGLAGDLAGLYPQLAK, via the coding sequence ATGACCGCACTCAAAGGCGCAAACGTCCTCGTCACCGGCGGCAGCCGTGGCATAGGCAAGGCACTGGTGGAGGAGCTCTATGCGCGCGGCGCCGGCAAGGTCTACGCCACGGCCCGCGACCCGCGCGGCGTGACGCATCCCGACGCCGTCCCGGTGGCGCTGGAAGTCACCGACCCGGCCTCCGTGGCGGCGGCCGCCGCACAGGCCGACGACGTGACCGTACTGATCAACAACGCCGGTGCGTCGGTCGGCGCGTCCTTCCTCGACTCCCCGGTCGACGACGTGCGCCGGGAGTTCGAGACCAACTTCTACGGCCCGCTGCTTCTCGCCCGGGCCTTCGTGCCGGTCATCGAGCGCAACGGCGGCGGTCACCTCCTCAACGTGCACTCCGTGCTGTCCTGGCTGGCCATCGGCGGCTCCTACAGCGCCTCCAAGGCCGCCCTGTGGTCGCAGACCAACTCCCTGCGCCTGGAGCTGCAGCCGCGTGGCATCGCCGTCACCGGACTGCACGTGGGATACGTGGACACGGACCTGACGGCCGGCGTCGACGCACCCAAGTCCGACCCTCGCGACATCGCCGCGCTCGCCCTCGACGGCGTCGAGGCGGGAGCGTACGAGGTGCTCGCCGACGACATCTCGCGGCAGGTCAAGACGGGCCTGGCCGGCGACCTGGCAGGACTGTATCCCCAGCTGGCGAAGTAG
- a CDS encoding TetR/AcrR family transcriptional regulator — translation MTTEVKATPRERLLEAAATLAYREGVSIGVDALCKAAGVSKRSMYKLFESKGELLAASLERLAASYAVCLLPEADDRRSARERVLHVFEQLESRAGAPGFQGCAYLAVQIELKDQSHPASRVARRVKGHLKAFFRAEAERGGASDPDLLARQLMLVFDGASARAGIGAETLAGLIAPTAVTLLDAADMR, via the coding sequence ATGACGACAGAGGTGAAGGCGACTCCCCGAGAGCGGCTGCTGGAGGCGGCGGCCACGCTCGCCTACCGCGAGGGCGTCAGTATCGGCGTCGATGCGTTGTGCAAGGCGGCGGGTGTGTCGAAGCGCTCGATGTACAAGCTGTTCGAGAGCAAGGGTGAGCTGCTGGCCGCGAGTCTGGAGCGACTGGCCGCTTCCTACGCGGTCTGTCTCCTGCCTGAGGCGGACGATCGGCGTTCGGCTCGTGAGCGGGTCCTGCACGTCTTCGAGCAGCTGGAGTCGCGGGCGGGTGCGCCTGGGTTCCAGGGCTGTGCCTACCTGGCTGTGCAGATCGAGCTCAAGGATCAGAGTCACCCCGCGAGCCGGGTGGCCCGGCGGGTCAAGGGCCACCTGAAGGCCTTTTTCCGAGCCGAGGCCGAACGGGGTGGGGCGAGCGACCCGGATCTGCTGGCCCGGCAGCTGATGCTGGTCTTCGACGGCGCCAGTGCCCGCGCGGGCATCGGCGCCGAGACCCTGGCAGGGCTCATCGCGCCCACTGCGGTCACGCTGCTCGATGCGGCCGACATGCGCTGA
- a CDS encoding SNG1 family protein, producing the protein MNGTAPFRVLRAKPLWIASGVITSLLALLFTVLYVGANVDPVDHLKKLPVGLVNADKGAAVGGKQVNLGAQITESIAKSTTGGDKIDWKVMDEKEVREELGKGKLFGALVVPADFTSSVTALTGTTATGTPVRPTLTVLTNQSAGSMGSGLARTATTQAAENASLQAGKELTAQNAAGRAKLPAAARVLLADPAAVTVEDGHPLDSHSGLGMTAFYYALALVVCGMLSANVISGQVDHALGYTHNDLGPIRLHRPLIRATRVQTLAISSTVMIGLSLLMGTLVMVGAVGVMGMHAAHLPLLWLYSVCAIAVSGIGALALLAVFGTPGMLVVTLVFIGMAVPTAGATTPIEALPGFYRFLAEFEPLRQITDGLRSILYYDAQADAGLTRGWLMMAVGLMAAALFGFGVTGWYDRKGLHRIPAEKKPEGTVIPT; encoded by the coding sequence ATGAATGGAACCGCCCCCTTCCGCGTCCTGCGCGCGAAGCCCCTGTGGATCGCCAGCGGTGTGATCACAAGTCTCCTGGCGTTGCTCTTCACCGTGCTGTATGTCGGTGCCAACGTCGATCCGGTCGATCACCTGAAGAAACTGCCCGTCGGTCTGGTCAACGCCGACAAGGGAGCCGCTGTCGGTGGCAAGCAGGTCAACCTGGGGGCGCAGATCACCGAGTCGATCGCGAAGTCCACCACTGGCGGAGACAAGATCGACTGGAAGGTGATGGACGAGAAGGAGGTGCGGGAGGAGCTCGGCAAGGGCAAGCTGTTCGGTGCGCTCGTCGTCCCTGCCGACTTCACCTCCTCGGTCACCGCACTGACCGGCACCACGGCCACCGGGACCCCGGTTCGTCCGACGCTGACGGTGCTGACCAACCAGTCCGCCGGCAGCATGGGCTCCGGCCTGGCGCGGACGGCGACGACGCAGGCGGCCGAGAACGCCTCGCTCCAGGCGGGCAAGGAGCTGACCGCGCAGAACGCGGCCGGGCGGGCGAAGCTGCCCGCCGCGGCGCGCGTCCTGCTCGCCGATCCGGCCGCCGTCACGGTCGAGGACGGCCATCCGCTCGACTCGCACAGCGGCCTGGGCATGACGGCGTTCTACTACGCGCTCGCCCTGGTGGTCTGCGGCATGCTCTCCGCCAATGTGATCAGCGGTCAGGTCGACCACGCCCTCGGCTACACCCACAACGACTTGGGCCCGATACGCCTGCACCGCCCGCTGATCCGGGCGACCCGGGTGCAGACCCTCGCCATCAGCAGCACTGTGATGATCGGTCTGTCCCTGCTGATGGGAACCCTGGTCATGGTCGGGGCGGTCGGCGTCATGGGGATGCATGCCGCCCATCTGCCGCTGCTGTGGCTGTACTCGGTGTGCGCCATCGCGGTCTCCGGGATCGGTGCGCTCGCCCTCCTCGCCGTCTTCGGCACGCCCGGCATGCTGGTGGTCACGCTGGTCTTCATCGGGATGGCGGTGCCGACGGCCGGCGCCACCACCCCCATCGAGGCGCTGCCCGGCTTCTACCGCTTCCTCGCGGAGTTCGAGCCACTGCGGCAGATCACCGACGGTCTCCGCTCGATCCTCTACTACGACGCCCAGGCCGACGCCGGTCTGACGCGGGGCTGGCTCATGATGGCTGTCGGGCTCATGGCGGCCGCGCTGTTCGGCTTCGGCGTGACGGGCTGGTACGACCGCAAGGGGCTGCATCGCATCCCGGCCGAGAAGAAGCCCGAGGGGACTGTCATCCCGACGTAG
- a CDS encoding oxidoreductase — MTTNRPVALVTGASSGIGKETALALVAAGFEVVGTSRDTSRVTPLGGVSLLDLDVASDASVTAVVQQVADRFGRIDVLVNNAGTGLMGAAEENSLAQAQVVFDVNVFGVMRMVKAVLPHMRARGRGRIINISSVVGFLPSPYMAVYSASKHAVEGYSESLDHEVREHGVRALVVEPAHTSTGFEANSPRPDTPLEVYADQRRAVDRMMEAAIKDGDDPAVVAKVIVAAATDPKPKLRYTAGPLAGRASTLRRIAPAGIFDKQIRKMNQLAG, encoded by the coding sequence ATGACGACAAATCGGCCGGTGGCGCTTGTGACGGGTGCCTCCTCCGGCATCGGGAAGGAAACCGCGCTGGCGCTGGTCGCGGCCGGGTTCGAGGTGGTCGGCACGAGCCGCGACACCTCGCGCGTCACCCCGCTCGGCGGTGTGTCGTTACTCGACCTGGACGTGGCCAGCGACGCGTCGGTCACCGCTGTGGTCCAGCAGGTGGCCGACCGGTTCGGACGGATCGACGTCCTGGTCAACAACGCCGGTACGGGCCTGATGGGTGCGGCCGAGGAGAACTCCCTCGCGCAGGCCCAGGTCGTCTTCGACGTCAACGTCTTCGGTGTGATGCGCATGGTGAAGGCAGTCCTGCCGCACATGCGCGCCCGGGGACGCGGACGCATCATCAACATCTCCTCCGTGGTCGGCTTCCTCCCCTCGCCTTACATGGCCGTCTACTCCGCGTCCAAGCATGCGGTCGAGGGGTACTCCGAGTCCCTGGACCACGAGGTCCGTGAGCACGGCGTCCGGGCGCTTGTCGTCGAACCCGCCCACACCAGCACCGGGTTCGAGGCCAACAGCCCGCGGCCCGACACACCCCTGGAGGTCTACGCGGACCAGCGGCGCGCCGTCGACCGCATGATGGAGGCGGCGATCAAGGACGGCGACGACCCCGCCGTCGTGGCCAAGGTGATCGTCGCGGCAGCGACCGACCCGAAGCCGAAGCTCCGCTACACCGCCGGTCCCCTCGCCGGACGCGCCAGCACACTGCGCCGCATCGCTCCTGCGGGGATCTTCGACAAGCAGATCCGCAAGATGAACCAGCTGGCCGGCTGA
- a CDS encoding acyl-CoA dehydrogenase family protein, producing the protein MDFGLTDEQDLLRATARQFVADVCPAEKAKEWDEEGVVPPELFRGMAELGWFSLPFSEDEGGDGGGPLELILIAEELGRASFDVAMCYIGVLIPGITVFRWGDETQRAFIREQVMTGRHRLAVGLSEPDSGSDAAALRTTAEDHGDHFLVRGQKAWCTGGGLPDTTIATYVRTGPREPKHGGISLLLVDPSTEGVEVRRTPTLARHILGTNEIFFNDALVAKENLVGPRDEGWKVMLSNIELEKVIISGGYLGAAQATLDEMLEYARTRHAFGRPIGNFQALAHAMADLQTEIDSARLLAYRAAWLLAQGKPCTREGSMAKLKGSETYVAAARLGMQVCAGHGFSTESVMSFRYRESIVATISGGTSQIQRNGIARSMGLRSY; encoded by the coding sequence GTGGACTTCGGGCTGACCGACGAGCAGGATCTGTTGCGCGCGACGGCACGGCAGTTCGTCGCCGATGTGTGCCCGGCCGAGAAGGCCAAGGAATGGGACGAGGAGGGTGTCGTACCGCCCGAGTTGTTCCGGGGCATGGCCGAGCTGGGGTGGTTCTCTCTTCCGTTCAGTGAGGACGAGGGCGGTGACGGCGGCGGGCCGCTCGAACTCATCCTGATCGCCGAGGAGTTGGGGCGGGCGAGTTTCGATGTGGCCATGTGCTACATCGGGGTGCTCATCCCCGGGATCACCGTGTTCCGATGGGGCGACGAGACGCAGCGCGCGTTCATCCGTGAGCAGGTGATGACGGGCCGCCACCGGCTCGCCGTCGGCCTCAGCGAGCCGGACAGCGGATCGGACGCCGCGGCGCTGCGCACCACCGCCGAGGACCACGGCGACCACTTCCTCGTGCGCGGCCAGAAGGCCTGGTGCACGGGCGGGGGGCTGCCCGACACGACCATCGCGACCTATGTGCGCACGGGGCCGCGCGAGCCCAAGCACGGCGGTATCAGCCTGCTGCTCGTCGATCCGTCGACGGAGGGCGTCGAAGTGCGCCGGACGCCGACGCTGGCCCGGCACATCCTCGGCACGAACGAGATCTTCTTCAACGACGCCCTCGTGGCGAAGGAGAACCTCGTAGGTCCGCGCGACGAGGGCTGGAAGGTCATGCTCTCCAACATCGAGCTGGAGAAGGTGATCATCAGCGGGGGGTATCTGGGCGCCGCACAGGCCACGCTGGACGAGATGCTGGAGTACGCCCGTACCCGGCACGCCTTCGGCCGCCCGATCGGCAACTTCCAGGCGCTCGCCCACGCCATGGCCGACCTGCAGACCGAGATCGACTCCGCCCGGCTGCTCGCCTACCGCGCCGCGTGGCTGCTGGCACAGGGGAAGCCCTGCACGCGGGAGGGCTCGATGGCGAAGCTGAAGGGGTCGGAGACGTATGTGGCGGCGGCCCGGCTCGGGATGCAGGTCTGCGCGGGGCACGGTTTCTCCACGGAGAGTGTGATGAGCTTCCGGTACCGGGAGTCGATCGTCGCCACGATCTCCGGCGGGACCAGCCAGATCCAGCGGAACGGCATCGCCCGCAGCATGGGCCTCAGATCTTATTGA
- a CDS encoding ABC transporter ATP-binding protein yields MTNGKEHHVMSAVSAADLAPTPYAWEIRATGLKVRVGRKRMAVDGLDLSLGTGVHGLLGPNGAGKTTLIRALATVLRPAGGTLELLGESAGGLGEHRALRRRIGYLPQEFGYYKRFTVREFIEYMAWLKEVPKEDIPAAVQRAVERVGLADRADERMKALSGGMVRRVGIAQAIVNDPAILLLDEPTVGLDPAQRLRFRELLQELGTDTCVVVSTHLVEDVAAACTDVVLFAEGRLVFQGTPDELAAAGGPEHVGDSPLERGYSALLLDPEQGRGTW; encoded by the coding sequence ATGACCAACGGGAAGGAACACCACGTGATGTCCGCGGTGAGCGCGGCCGACCTCGCGCCGACGCCCTACGCCTGGGAGATCCGGGCCACGGGGCTGAAGGTGAGGGTCGGCCGGAAACGGATGGCCGTCGACGGGCTCGACCTGTCGCTGGGCACCGGCGTGCACGGCCTGCTCGGCCCCAACGGGGCCGGCAAGACCACTCTCATCCGGGCGCTGGCCACTGTGCTGCGCCCCGCCGGGGGCACCCTGGAACTGCTCGGCGAGTCCGCGGGAGGTCTGGGCGAACACCGGGCGCTGCGCCGCCGGATCGGCTATCTGCCGCAGGAGTTCGGCTACTACAAGCGCTTCACGGTGCGCGAGTTCATCGAGTACATGGCGTGGCTGAAGGAGGTTCCCAAGGAGGACATCCCCGCGGCGGTGCAGCGAGCGGTCGAGCGGGTCGGCCTCGCGGACCGCGCCGACGAGCGGATGAAGGCCCTGTCGGGTGGCATGGTCCGGCGCGTCGGGATCGCCCAGGCCATCGTCAACGACCCGGCGATCCTGCTCCTCGACGAGCCGACGGTCGGCCTGGACCCGGCCCAACGGCTGCGCTTCCGCGAGCTGTTGCAGGAGCTGGGCACGGACACCTGCGTGGTCGTCTCGACCCATCTGGTGGAGGACGTCGCCGCCGCCTGCACCGACGTGGTGCTCTTCGCCGAGGGTCGGCTCGTCTTCCAGGGCACCCCGGACGAGTTGGCCGCGGCGGGCGGCCCCGAGCACGTGGGCGACAGCCCGCTGGAGCGCGGCTACTCGGCGCTGCTGCTCGATCCCGAGCAGGGAAGGGGCACCTGGTGA